Proteins from one Planctomycetota bacterium genomic window:
- a CDS encoding sigma-70 family RNA polymerase sigma factor translates to MALDEATIVRELWRQRIALLSYLEVIVRDEHLAEDVFQEVSVAVLRKRGEISDVKHLEAWLRQAARFHGIAAVRKLARRPIVFNDAVLDKLEQVWAQPATHEQSDRSDALRDCIDGLSPYARRLVELRYGEGVSGTDLAAKVGRKLNTIYVALSRIHRTLADCVDERLGRRTDTR, encoded by the coding sequence ATGGCGCTGGATGAGGCCACGATCGTACGCGAGCTTTGGCGACAACGGATCGCCCTGTTGTCGTATCTGGAGGTCATCGTGCGCGATGAGCACCTGGCGGAGGATGTGTTTCAGGAAGTGAGCGTGGCGGTGTTGCGGAAGCGAGGCGAGATTTCGGATGTGAAGCATCTGGAGGCGTGGCTGCGGCAGGCGGCTCGGTTTCACGGCATCGCGGCGGTGCGGAAACTGGCGCGCCGGCCGATCGTTTTCAACGATGCGGTGCTCGACAAACTCGAACAGGTCTGGGCCCAGCCGGCGACGCACGAGCAAAGCGATCGCTCCGATGCGCTGCGCGACTGCATTGACGGACTGAGCCCGTACGCCCGCCGGCTCGTCGAACTGCGCTACGGCGAAGGCGTGAGCGGGACGGATCTGGCAGCGAAGGTGGGGCGGAAACTGAACACGATCTATGTGGCCTTGAGCCGCATTCATCGCACGCTGGCCGACTGCGTCGATGAGCGGCTCGGCCGACGGACGGATACACGATGA